One Formosa agariphila KMM 3901 genomic window, ATCAAGTAAATAATAAGTTATCGTTCTCTTTTTATGGTGAAATTACTCAGGCAGAAAAAACAAATCCAACCATGTTATTCTTAAGTCGTGCTGGAGCAATGCAATATGCCAACTTAGACGAATTGGGTTACGATAATAAAAAATCGTACACCAGTAATGCTTTAACTTTAGAAAATCCTACTCAGAATTACAGAGTCGAAATGGACTATAAATTATCTGAAGCTTGGAACTCGCAAACCTTAGTGTCTAGAAGTGTAACCTCTACTAAAGGATATTACACCTATTTATACGATTTAACTGGCGCTGGTACTTTTTCTCGTTACTTAAATAAACAAGATGCACTTACTAGAACGACAGATATTCAACAAAATTTTAATGGTGATTTTAAAATCGGGAACTTAAGAAACCGTGTGGTTATTGGTTTAGATTATTATACCGTAACTGGAATAGATAACGGAAGTGGTTATGTGGGTTACGGCGCTGTAACACCGTCTAACGGAGAAGAAGTTGATGGTTTCCCACTAACAACCGCAGGAGTTGATGCGGCTTTGGCTGGTGCGAGCATTAATAATTATAAAACACGTTCTAATGTGTATAGTACCTATATTTCGGATGTATTAGATATTACATCTACATTATCTGCAATGGCAAGTGTACGTTTCGATCAATTCGATAATGAAGGTGATATTACAGATAATGACGATGATTACGACCAGTTTGCTGTATCTCCTAAATTTGGTTTATTATACCAACCTATAGCAGATAAATTGTCAGTGTTTGCTAACTGGCAAAACGGATTTACAAATATTGGTCCGCAATTGGTTGGAGATCCAAACTCAGCTACAGGACAGGAGCTTAAAAATTTCGAACCAGAACAAGCCAATCAATTTGAATTCGGAGTTAAAACCAACTTACTTAACAACCGTTTAAATGCAACGGTAAACTACTATAACATTCTTGTAAATAACAGACTTATGACAGATCCAAACGATGTGTTTGGAAAAATTCAAGATGGAGAAGTTTCTAGTAAAGGTTTTGAATTAGAAATCAATGCCAACCCAGTAAATGGATTAAATATAAGAGCTGGATATAGTTATAACGATAGTGAAATTAAAAAAGCAAGTACAGCCTCTACTATTGGCGAGCGACCAGTAGAAGCAGGTTCAGACATCGTATATAACTTATGGGCCGATTATATGTTTGAAACCGGTGCTATAAAAGGTTTTGGTATTGGCGCAGGATTTAACGGTGCTAGCGAACGCGATATTATAAATGCTTCTGGATATACTTCGGGCGTATTTACTGTACCAAGTTATATTATTGCTAACGCATCTGTATATTATGCCGCAGACAAATACCGCGTAGGTTTAAAATTAAACAACATGTTTAATGAAGAATACTATTCAGGATGGTCTACGCTAACACCTCAGCAACCAAGATCTGTATTGGCGAATTTTGCTTATAAATTTTAAAACGTATTTAATTATGAAACAATTAATTTTAACGCTTGCATTTGTATTAACAGCAGTTACTCCTACTTTTGCACATTACTTATGGATTGAAACTAATGCTGAAGGTAAAAAAGGAAAAGCACAAGAGGTACATGTGTTTTATGGTGAGTACACCAATGGCGTTTTGGAACGTGTAGAAGGTGAATATTTTCCAGCAGTAAAAGCTTTTACCCTATGGGCGGTTGATGCTAAAGGCAATAAAACGAAATTAGACGTGACTCCTAAGACCGATCGTTATGTGGCATCATTCACACCAAAAAGCGACGGTACGTATACCATAGTGTTAGATAACGATGATATTGAAGTGATTGATTATTCTGAATATGATTTCGGTATTTTTAAAACACATTACAATGCTTCGGCAGTTATTCAAGTTGGATCCGAAACAACCAACACAAATAACATAAACGACTCAGGAATTTCTGTTATTGAAGTTGCTAATGATTCTGAAGATGTTAAACTGCAAGTGTTATTTAAAGGCCAACCTTTAGGAGAAACTGAAGTCGATTTGTTTATCGCCGACAATTGGTCTAAAAAACTAACAACAGACGCAGAAGGTTACATCACCTTTAAACGTCCGTGGAAAACGAAATACATACTAGAAGCCATTAAAAAGGAAGAAGTTCCTGGCAAATTTAAGGGTAAAGATTACGAATTTATCTGGCATTGTGCAACCTACTGTATTTAATAAAAAACTTAAAACAACTCTGTAAGCAATCCTTTCAGAGTTGTTTCAATTTATAAAAGATATGATTTCAATTGCAATTTTATTAGTTATTATCGGCTTTTATTTGCTGTATACAACATCTAAAAAAATGGATGCTCCCAACCTATTGGGTTTCGAAAACAAATTGGTACAGCACCAATCGGCTTCGAAAATAGCAGGATTCATTTTACTTATACTGTCTTGTATTTTAACAATAAACGTGTTTGGCCTAGGTGCAGGAATCTTTTTATTTTTAATTAATCTTATGACGGTTGCGAGTTTAATTGTGCTATTAGCGCCTTTAAAATTGTTCAACGCCAAAATACTTTTTATTTGTATGGCGTTTTGTGTTGCTGTCGAATTTTTAGTCCACATTCCTTAATTCTAATTGTATGCCAGCAAATAAAAAATATCTTACCACATCACCATGGCAACGGTTTGCTAAAATAACAGCGGGAATACTTGGCGGTTATTTGGTAAGCATGTCATTCCATATGGCACTAACCTCATGGATAAGTGCGACCAACATAATTATCACCTCAGCATTCACAGGATTCATCTTATGGGCGACACTTATGGTTGTGGCCTTTATAGCTAAAAACGGATGGAAAATTTGGGGCATATATATCTTAATAACCTTGCTGTTCTCTTCAATACTATATCTAGGAACTCTTTATAATCCCTTAGTTTAAACTTATGAGCGATAAAAGAATTTATAACATTCTATTTCATACGCATACCATTAGTGGTATCGTAATTAGCGTACTGCTTTATGTGATATTTTTCGCAGGCTCGTTTTCTTTTTTTCGAGATGAAATTGTAAACTGGGAGCGCAATCAAACAGTAAAAAATACTGAAGCCTTCGATTTAGATTTCGATGAGGCGTTAGATACCTTAAATACAACCTATAATTTAAATAGTAGAGATATAGAACTCTCTAAACATTTTATAGAACAACGTATAGGCGTTGCATTTTCTGCTCCAAAAGACACCATACTTAATCCAAATACTAAGGCAAACAGGTATTCAACTTTAGATACTAAAACCTATGCAGAGAATTCTTATGATGGAGATTATACTTTAGGTGAATTTCTATACCGTCTGCACTTTTTTGCCCAAATGCAACCTATAGGCTATATGCTCGCCGGCTTTGTCGCGTTCTTTTTCTTGTTTGCCATCATTACAGGAGTTATTGTGCATTGGAGTAAAATTGTCTCGAATTTTTACACCTTTAGACCTTATGCTAAGCTGAAAACATTGTGGACAGATGCACACACCGCGTTAGGAGTTATCGGCTTACCATTTCAGTTTGTGTATGCCGTAACGGGTGCGTTTTTTATGATAAAAGCTATTATAATTGCCCCTACTGTTTTTTTTCTTTTTAACGGGGATTCGGCTAAATTTTATGATGACTTAGGATATTCACATCCAGAATACAAATACTCACACACACCTTTAAATAAAGATTTTAGTCTGAATTATTACGTCGATAAAACAGAAGCTTTATGGCCTAACTTTGATGCGACTCAAATTCATGTTTTTAATTATGGCGATGCCAATATGCACGTTATGATCGAAGGGCATTTAAAATACCAAGACAAATATACCGCAGTTGGAGAAGCGATTTATAAAGTTGATACAGACACGCTTATTCATAAAAAAGATCCTAACCAAAGTGCCACCTATTTAGATGGCGTTAAAAATGTAATGTTCCGTTTACATTATGGTGATTACGGTGGCATGACATTAAAACTAGTCAGTTTTTTACTTGGTATAATTTCTTGTTTTGTTATTCTTTCTGGAGTTATGATTTGGGGCGTTGCTAGAAATAAGAAAACAATTTCTGAAAAGAAAAGACGATTTAACGCGTGGTTGGTTACCATCTATCTTGCCATTTGTTTAAGCATGTACCCGATTACAGCGCTTTCTTTTATTGCTGTAAAAATAAACGACCATGCTAGCAAAACGTTTATTTACAGTTTTTACTTTATAGGATGGTTGCTCTTAACACTATTCTACAGTATTAAAAAAGACAATTATTTCACGAATAAAAACACCTTACTATTGGGCTCTCTTCTCGGATTTTTAATTCCGATTACAAATGGTATTACGACTAATAATTGGATATGGTCAACCTATCAGAGCAATCAATTTCAAATATTTTTTATCGATGTATTTTGGATTGCCTTATCGTCAATCACATTATATGTGTATTTTAAATTAAAAAGCAAACCTAAAGCTTAATGTTTTAGTCTGAATAAGCTATCATTAGATGGAATAAAAAAAGCGAACTACTTATAAAAATATAAGTAGTTCGCTTTTTTGTTTTATAAAGGGTAATGCGTTCAACTATATGTAAAAAAGTATATCTCACTGTTTTTACCGTTTATTCTTTACCATCTACATAATCCTGCAGATACGCAAAGCGCGGTGTTAATTTTCCGTTTTGAGTCATTCGTGCACGTTCTAAAACCCCATCGGCATCATCATTAAAAAAGGCAGGAATTACATGTTTTAAAAACATTTCTCCAAATCCAACGCTAGCATCATTCGGTAATTCACATGGTAAATTATCGACTGCCATAACAGCAATAGCATCTTTAGATTTAAAATCGACTTCAGATTCAGTTTGCGGATTGTATCCGTATATAGGGTCTTCAATTGTTGAAGCTCTAATTGTAGTTGCTACTGGACCATCGATATCACAACTGATATCGGCTACTACTTTTATATTAAAATCGTCTGATTTAGCTTCTTCCCTAGTGAATAAAAACGGAGAACCATCTCCGAAAAAATGACCTGTAATTAACATATCTGTTTCTTTTACAAATCGCATAAAAGTCGACTTATACGCACTTGGATTCTTGAAGAAATCTTTTAATGGTTTTGTTTTTCCATCAATACGTGCATTAAAATCTAAAGAATCTATATTACAATACACAGCAGTAGAAAAACTTTTAGTTAAGTAATCTTCTATACTTACACTAGGAATCTTTAATGCTTTAAGAATTTCGATTGCCCCCTTAGATACTTTACCTCCTCCGGTTAAAAGAATTTTTATATTAGGAACTTTTATTTTATCGAGTTGAACGTTTAGCAGTTTTTGACTAGATAACGTATTAGCTTTAGGCAAATTCCATGAGTCGAATTTTAAGCCCCAAGTTCTAAATGCATTATATGCGCCAACAATACCAGCGTAACGTCCGAAACCAATCAGTCTATTATTTTTAGCATCAATTATGGTCTCGTGGTCGTAAAGTGTAATATTTTTATTTAAAATCGCTTGTAATAGTTTTCTATTATAAGGTTGTTTTTTAATTGTATGCGAAAAGAAAAAATAAGACTTATTCGGTATTAAAGCCTCTACCGGAACTTCCTTTACACCTATCATTACATCGCAATCGGAAATGTCTTTCACCACCGAAAACCCTGTTAGTTTATAAACTTCGTCTGGAAATATTCTGATTTTAGATTTTTCTACTTTGAATTTGGCCTCCGGAAATTGCTGTTTTACTCGTAATAATGTTTTTGGAGAAAACACTACTCGTCTGTCTGGTGGCGATTTACGTTCTTTTATAATGGCAAATTTCATGATTGAAGTTTTTAGAGTTCTAACAAGCTGTGCAATAACATAACTTTTGCACTAATTTAAGAGTAAAAGTATGCTAATACAAATTTATTAATTGCATTGCATTCCTTATTTATTTTGATATAGAGAATATTATTTTAAGAATTTGCTCTTTACATCTGTATTAATTTACTTAAATAACTTTCCTTGAGTGCCATTAAATCAATATACTGCTCAGATTAATGCTTTTCAATAAAAAGCACAATACTTACAGTAAACCTACCTAAGATTAGAACTCCAGTTATACATTAAAACTAAACTCGGTCGGTAAGTCCTTTATTTATTTTCAAAAAAAACTAATAGAAACCTCAACAAAGGCACTAACAGACTAGTAATTAAACAATTGTGTCTAGTTTAAATCTAGTGGCTTTTAAATAAAAAATTTAAATGATGAGTTCATGTCCATATAAAATAAAACCAACAAATTAAGTTAAAACATAAGTTTACCATTATTAATTAACTAAATATTTGACATTATGAAAAAAACTACTTTATTACTTATGATGGTTTGCTTTATAGCAAGCCCAACACTTCTAACTGCACAAACTCCCTTTTCTGTTTCGATAAACGGAGGCACAACTTACGTATCTAACCCAGGTAGTTTTGCTGGTTACGCCTGGAATGGAATTGGGAACCATTCTTTTAATAATACAAATAGTAGCGATATAAATATAAGTATTACAAATTATGATGAAACAAATCCCGATGTTGGTAATGAAATATTTATAAATTTTTCTAGAGTTGGTTTTGGAAATGCTCCATTAGCATGGGGATCGGATAACAGTACCACACTCGCTACTTTAAAACCCTCAGATTTCACCGATGGATCTGCTAATATTACAGTTAGCATACCTGCAGGCACATTGCCTGTAGCTGAAACTACAGATTACGTCTCAGGTTACAATTGGATACTTCAAGTAGTAGGTGCTAACGCAAGTGGCCAAACCTATATTAATTATGTAACAACTATTGAAGAAGAAATTACATTAAGTACAAAAGATTTTAGTAAAACAAAATTAGCTGCCTTTTATAATACAAAAATTGATGCTATTATGATTGATAAAAGTATAAGTGGAAATTATTCAATTTATGATATTACTGGTAGATCGATT contains:
- a CDS encoding PepSY-associated TM helix domain-containing protein: MSDKRIYNILFHTHTISGIVISVLLYVIFFAGSFSFFRDEIVNWERNQTVKNTEAFDLDFDEALDTLNTTYNLNSRDIELSKHFIEQRIGVAFSAPKDTILNPNTKANRYSTLDTKTYAENSYDGDYTLGEFLYRLHFFAQMQPIGYMLAGFVAFFFLFAIITGVIVHWSKIVSNFYTFRPYAKLKTLWTDAHTALGVIGLPFQFVYAVTGAFFMIKAIIIAPTVFFLFNGDSAKFYDDLGYSHPEYKYSHTPLNKDFSLNYYVDKTEALWPNFDATQIHVFNYGDANMHVMIEGHLKYQDKYTAVGEAIYKVDTDTLIHKKDPNQSATYLDGVKNVMFRLHYGDYGGMTLKLVSFLLGIISCFVILSGVMIWGVARNKKTISEKKRRFNAWLVTIYLAICLSMYPITALSFIAVKINDHASKTFIYSFYFIGWLLLTLFYSIKKDNYFTNKNTLLLGSLLGFLIPITNGITTNNWIWSTYQSNQFQIFFIDVFWIALSSITLYVYFKLKSKPKA
- a CDS encoding NAD(P)-dependent oxidoreductase; translated protein: MKFAIIKERKSPPDRRVVFSPKTLLRVKQQFPEAKFKVEKSKIRIFPDEVYKLTGFSVVKDISDCDVMIGVKEVPVEALIPNKSYFFFSHTIKKQPYNRKLLQAILNKNITLYDHETIIDAKNNRLIGFGRYAGIVGAYNAFRTWGLKFDSWNLPKANTLSSQKLLNVQLDKIKVPNIKILLTGGGKVSKGAIEILKALKIPSVSIEDYLTKSFSTAVYCNIDSLDFNARIDGKTKPLKDFFKNPSAYKSTFMRFVKETDMLITGHFFGDGSPFLFTREEAKSDDFNIKVVADISCDIDGPVATTIRASTIEDPIYGYNPQTESEVDFKSKDAIAVMAVDNLPCELPNDASVGFGEMFLKHVIPAFFNDDADGVLERARMTQNGKLTPRFAYLQDYVDGKE
- a CDS encoding DUF4198 domain-containing protein, with product MKQLILTLAFVLTAVTPTFAHYLWIETNAEGKKGKAQEVHVFYGEYTNGVLERVEGEYFPAVKAFTLWAVDAKGNKTKLDVTPKTDRYVASFTPKSDGTYTIVLDNDDIEVIDYSEYDFGIFKTHYNASAVIQVGSETTNTNNINDSGISVIEVANDSEDVKLQVLFKGQPLGETEVDLFIADNWSKKLTTDAEGYITFKRPWKTKYILEAIKKEEVPGKFKGKDYEFIWHCATYCI
- a CDS encoding TonB-dependent receptor, coding for MKIVFSFAVFLLASFVINAQQIIVDGTVTDSENTPVVGANILIKNTSKGSQTDIDGHFKIEIETGSYTAVVSYLGYKTKEVPFSVSNSNITLPTVVLYEGQEILSEVVIDGKRRNMFARKQTAYVSKLPLKDLENTQVYSTVTTDLLESQITTNFEQALDNATGIQKLWTSTGRGGDGAGYYSLRGFSVQPQLVNGVPGLTNGTINAANIERIEVIKGPSATLFGSSVSSYGGLINVVTKKPYKGFGGQVSYTAGSYGLNVITGDFNTALDKSENIYFRLNTSYHTEDSFQDAGFSKSFFVAPSLSYQVNNKLSFSFYGEITQAEKTNPTMLFLSRAGAMQYANLDELGYDNKKSYTSNALTLENPTQNYRVEMDYKLSEAWNSQTLVSRSVTSTKGYYTYLYDLTGAGTFSRYLNKQDALTRTTDIQQNFNGDFKIGNLRNRVVIGLDYYTVTGIDNGSGYVGYGAVTPSNGEEVDGFPLTTAGVDAALAGASINNYKTRSNVYSTYISDVLDITSTLSAMASVRFDQFDNEGDITDNDDDYDQFAVSPKFGLLYQPIADKLSVFANWQNGFTNIGPQLVGDPNSATGQELKNFEPEQANQFEFGVKTNLLNNRLNATVNYYNILVNNRLMTDPNDVFGKIQDGEVSSKGFELEINANPVNGLNIRAGYSYNDSEIKKASTASTIGERPVEAGSDIVYNLWADYMFETGAIKGFGIGAGFNGASERDIINASGYTSGVFTVPSYIIANASVYYAADKYRVGLKLNNMFNEEYYSGWSTLTPQQPRSVLANFAYKF